In a genomic window of Mastacembelus armatus chromosome 3, fMasArm1.2, whole genome shotgun sequence:
- the dis3l gene encoding DIS3-like exonuclease 1 isoform X1, with protein MIKTEKILHLKSCRGRKVRVVREHYLRERVPCYSSRCQADCAHDGKVLPRDLTHYVVPDATVVVDYLEILEFQELRGIVFTQTACQAVQHSKGRRQYNRLRNLLKDPRHDCVLFANEFQEYSYCPREKGESQEKWQTRCVYAAAEWYYNHLAGMMDIVMITEDQDAVAQYDKLNSGVCVLSIQDYLQRFWKQLDAAHELYSSISQALQEKESEGSEKEYAEHLPAEILEAGIKSGRYISGTLNVDKHRAQTEASIMTEGFSNKNTDVSLCVLVRGGKNRNRAVHGDLVAVELLPKREWRGKVTALTEGQGEEKSGEDDGSLPLPTGRVVGILQRNWRDYVVTFPVREGTQSQSRNSQRILTVPWDRRIPKIRISTQQVDALQDHRVVVRIDSWESTSLYPNGHTVRVLGRAGELETEVQTVLIENCIHVAPFSDAQLREMPVNSPEKPWRVDPVQAAERRDLRESHLVFSIDPQGCEDVDDTLSVRSFADGKLLELGVHIADVTHFVKEGSLTDLEACTRATTYYLADRRYDMLPAVLSADLCSLLGGVDRYAMSVLWELDAQTLAVNKVWYGRTLIRSSYQLHYELAQALLDGEPAEVPELAELGSEEKDAKLAELTQALEMLTHVARHLRAQRDRGGALELEGVEVRAQLDEEKNITALVPRQPLEVHETVAECMIYANHWVARKIQETFPHQALLRCHPPPRQEFFNQLVESARARGFSISTRTNKALADSLNQAVDPQDPLVNRLLRMMATHAMSQALYLSTGAQSQDQYYHYGLALDRYTHFTSPIRRYADIVVHRLLTAAIEMERGVGPCKALASNKELEETAQHINNKNRAAQRAQKLSTELFQCLFFKERDPETDERCVADAVIYSIRENGVLVFVPEYGVKGPVYMKSREGQVVAAGQDGSCEWQSGSVRRYTDHISTTSGCGTSTFRLFDHITVRISVHSTQCHADSLNLEIISNKPHRSTESQQPGSQGRCQLVQEVVRLAEEAHQQAQEKEAQRPKLSKEEREFRQSKTPNLYSLLEEVRELALMDLAMVPQVCATTA; from the exons aTGATCAAGACCGAGAAGATTTTGCATTTGAAAAGCTGCCGGGGCCGGAAGGTCCGTGTGGTCCGGGAACACTATCTGAGGGAGCGGGTTCCCTGCTACAGCTCCCGGTGCCAGGCGGACTGTGCGCACG ATGGTAAAGTGCTGCCTCGAGATCTGACCCACTACGTGGTGCCTGACGCCACGGTGGTGGTGGACTACCTGGAGATACTGGAGTTCCAAGAGCTGCGGGGCATCGTTTTTACCCAGACCGCCTGCCAGGCTGTGCAGCACAGCAAAGGACGCAG GCAATACAACCGACTGCGAAACCTACTCAAAGACCCTCGACACGACTGTGTGCTGTTTGCCAACGAATTCCAAGAGTATTCCTACTGTCCGCGAGAGAAAGGGGAGAGCCAGGAGAAGTGGCAGACCAG gtgtgtgtacgCTGCAGCAGAATGGTACTATAACCATCTGGCGGGGATGATGGATATAGTGATGATCACTGAGGATCAGGATGCTGTGGCTCAGTACGACAAGCTCAACTCCGGAGTGTGCGTCCTGTCCATCCAG GATTATTTGCAGAGGTTCTGGAAACAGCTGGACGCGGCCCATGAGCTCTACAGCTCCATTTCTCAGGCGCTACAAGAGAAGGAGAGCGAGGGCTCGGAGAAGGAGTACGCCGAACATCTGCCTGCTGAAATCCTGGAGGCTGGAATCAAGTCTGGACGATACATCTCG GGTACCCTGAATGTGGACAAGCACCGAGCACAGACTGAAGCTTCCATCATGACAGAGGGGTTTTCTAAcaagaacacag ATGTGAGTCTGTGCGTGCTGGTTCGTGGTGGTAAGAATCGCAACCGAGCTGTTCACGGCGATCTGGTTGCGGTGGAGTTGTTGCCAAAGCGCGAGTGGAGAGGGAAGGTCACAGCCCTGACGGAGGGTCAGGGGGAGGAGAAGAGCGGAGAGGACGACGGGAGTTTACCACTGCCGACAG GCCGTGTTGTTGGGATCCTGCAGAGGAACTGGAGGGACTACGTGGTAACGTTTCCTGTTCGGGAGGGGACTCAGTCACAGAGCAGGAATTCCCAGCGTATCCTGACTGTTCCCTGGGACCGTCGCATCCCTAAGATCCGCATCAGTACTCAACAGGTTGATGCTCTGCAG GACCACAGAGTGGTGGTGCGCATCGATTCATGGGAAAGTACGTCACTGTATCCCAACGGCCACACCGTGCGGGTTCTGGGTCGGGCTGGAGAGCTCGAGACAGAGGTCCAGACCGTCCTCATAGAGAACTGCATCCACGTGGCTCCATTCTCAGATGCGCAG CTGAGAGAGATGCCAGTCAACTCTCCTGAGAAACCATGGAGGGTGGATCCCGTGCAGGCGGCCGAGCGGCGAGACCTCAGAGAGAGTCACTTGGTGTTCAGCATTGACCCGCAGGGCTGTGAGGATGTGGACGACACGCTGTCGGTACGTAGCTTTGCTGACGggaagctgctggagctgggGGTCCACATCGCTGATGTCACCCACTTTGTCAAAGAAGGCTCACTCACTGATTTGGAGGCATGTACAAG GGCTACAACCTACTATCTGGCAGACCGCAGATATGACATGTTGCCTGCTGTTCTCAGTGCAGACCTTTGCTCCCTACTGGGAGGAGTTGACAG GTATGCAATGAGCGTGCTGTGGGAGCTCGATGCACAGACGCTCGCTGTCAACAAGGTGTGGTACGGGCGCACGCTGATCCGCTCCTCCTACCAGCTCCACTACGAGCTGGCCCAGGCTCTCCTCGACGGAGAGCCGGCCGAGGTGCCGGAGCTGGCCGAGCTCGGCTCTGAGGAGAAGGACGCTAAGTTAGCGGAACTCACCCAGGCCCTGGAGATGCTCACACATGTAGCCAGGCACCTCCGAGCACAGcgagacagaggaggagctcTGGAACTGGAGGGGGTGGAG GTGCGTGCCCAACTGGACGAGGAGAAGAACATCACAGCCCTGGTCCCCCGTCAGCCCCTCGAGGTGCACGAGACTGTGGCCGAGTGCATGATCTATGCCAACCACTGGGTGGCGCGCAAGATCCAGGAGACCTTTCCTCATCAGGCCCTGCTGCGGTGTCACCCCCCACCACGGCAGGAGTTCTTCAACCAACTGGTGGAAAGCGCCAGAGCCAGGGGGTTCAGCATCAGTACCAG GACCAACAAGGCTTTAGCTGACTCTCTGAACCAGGCTGTGGACCCACAGGACCCGCTGGTGAACAGGCTGCTGAGAATGATGGCCACCCATGCTATGTCACAGGCTCTGTACTTGTCCACTGGAGCTCAGTCTCAAGACCAGTACTACCATTATG GTCTGGCTTTAGACCGCTACACACACTTCACCTCACCCATCCGTCGCTACGCCGACATCGTGGTCCACCGCCTTCTTACCGCAGCCATTGAGATGGAAAGGGGGGTGGGCCCCTGCAAAGCATTAGCCAGTAACAAAGAACTGGAAGAAACGGCTCAACATATCAACAACAAGAACAGG GCAGCCCAGCGAGCCCAGAAGTTATCCACAGAGTTGTTTCAGTGTCTCTTCTTCAAAGAAAGAGATCCCGAGACAGATGAGCGCTGCGTGGCGGACGCTGTAATATACTCCATCCGAGAAAACGGCGTGTTGGTGTTTGTCCCAGA GTACGGCGTGAAGGGGCCGGTTTATATGAAGAGTCGGGAGGGCCAGGTGGTGGCTGCAGGGCAGGACGGCAGCTGTGAGTGGCAGAGCGGCTCGGTGCGACGATACACAGACCACATCTCCACCACCTCCGGCTGCGGCACTTCCACCTTCAGACTGTTTGACCACATTACT GTTCGTATTTCTGTCCACTCAACACAGTGCCACGCAGACAGTCTGAACCTTGAGATTATCAGCAACAAGCCTCATCGCAGCACAGAGTCTCAGCAGCCTGGGTCACAGGGCCGCTGCCAGCTGGTTCAGGAGGTGGTGCGTCTGGCCGAAGAGGCGCACCAGCAGGCCCAGGAGAAGGAGGCTCAGCGCCCCAAACTCTCCAAAGAGGAACGAGAGTTCCGCCAGAGCAAGACTCCCAATCTCTACTCGCTCCTGGAGGAGGTCAGAGAGCTGGCTCTCATGGACCTGGCAATGGTTCCTCAGGTCTGTGCAACAACAGCATAG
- the dis3l gene encoding DIS3-like exonuclease 1 isoform X2 produces MMDIVMITEDQDAVAQYDKLNSGVCVLSIQDYLQRFWKQLDAAHELYSSISQALQEKESEGSEKEYAEHLPAEILEAGIKSGRYISGTLNVDKHRAQTEASIMTEGFSNKNTDVSLCVLVRGGKNRNRAVHGDLVAVELLPKREWRGKVTALTEGQGEEKSGEDDGSLPLPTGRVVGILQRNWRDYVVTFPVREGTQSQSRNSQRILTVPWDRRIPKIRISTQQVDALQDHRVVVRIDSWESTSLYPNGHTVRVLGRAGELETEVQTVLIENCIHVAPFSDAQLREMPVNSPEKPWRVDPVQAAERRDLRESHLVFSIDPQGCEDVDDTLSVRSFADGKLLELGVHIADVTHFVKEGSLTDLEACTRATTYYLADRRYDMLPAVLSADLCSLLGGVDRYAMSVLWELDAQTLAVNKVWYGRTLIRSSYQLHYELAQALLDGEPAEVPELAELGSEEKDAKLAELTQALEMLTHVARHLRAQRDRGGALELEGVEVRAQLDEEKNITALVPRQPLEVHETVAECMIYANHWVARKIQETFPHQALLRCHPPPRQEFFNQLVESARARGFSISTRTNKALADSLNQAVDPQDPLVNRLLRMMATHAMSQALYLSTGAQSQDQYYHYGLALDRYTHFTSPIRRYADIVVHRLLTAAIEMERGVGPCKALASNKELEETAQHINNKNRAAQRAQKLSTELFQCLFFKERDPETDERCVADAVIYSIRENGVLVFVPEYGVKGPVYMKSREGQVVAAGQDGSCEWQSGSVRRYTDHISTTSGCGTSTFRLFDHITVRISVHSTQCHADSLNLEIISNKPHRSTESQQPGSQGRCQLVQEVVRLAEEAHQQAQEKEAQRPKLSKEEREFRQSKTPNLYSLLEEVRELALMDLAMVPQVCATTA; encoded by the exons ATGATGGATATAGTGATGATCACTGAGGATCAGGATGCTGTGGCTCAGTACGACAAGCTCAACTCCGGAGTGTGCGTCCTGTCCATCCAG GATTATTTGCAGAGGTTCTGGAAACAGCTGGACGCGGCCCATGAGCTCTACAGCTCCATTTCTCAGGCGCTACAAGAGAAGGAGAGCGAGGGCTCGGAGAAGGAGTACGCCGAACATCTGCCTGCTGAAATCCTGGAGGCTGGAATCAAGTCTGGACGATACATCTCG GGTACCCTGAATGTGGACAAGCACCGAGCACAGACTGAAGCTTCCATCATGACAGAGGGGTTTTCTAAcaagaacacag ATGTGAGTCTGTGCGTGCTGGTTCGTGGTGGTAAGAATCGCAACCGAGCTGTTCACGGCGATCTGGTTGCGGTGGAGTTGTTGCCAAAGCGCGAGTGGAGAGGGAAGGTCACAGCCCTGACGGAGGGTCAGGGGGAGGAGAAGAGCGGAGAGGACGACGGGAGTTTACCACTGCCGACAG GCCGTGTTGTTGGGATCCTGCAGAGGAACTGGAGGGACTACGTGGTAACGTTTCCTGTTCGGGAGGGGACTCAGTCACAGAGCAGGAATTCCCAGCGTATCCTGACTGTTCCCTGGGACCGTCGCATCCCTAAGATCCGCATCAGTACTCAACAGGTTGATGCTCTGCAG GACCACAGAGTGGTGGTGCGCATCGATTCATGGGAAAGTACGTCACTGTATCCCAACGGCCACACCGTGCGGGTTCTGGGTCGGGCTGGAGAGCTCGAGACAGAGGTCCAGACCGTCCTCATAGAGAACTGCATCCACGTGGCTCCATTCTCAGATGCGCAG CTGAGAGAGATGCCAGTCAACTCTCCTGAGAAACCATGGAGGGTGGATCCCGTGCAGGCGGCCGAGCGGCGAGACCTCAGAGAGAGTCACTTGGTGTTCAGCATTGACCCGCAGGGCTGTGAGGATGTGGACGACACGCTGTCGGTACGTAGCTTTGCTGACGggaagctgctggagctgggGGTCCACATCGCTGATGTCACCCACTTTGTCAAAGAAGGCTCACTCACTGATTTGGAGGCATGTACAAG GGCTACAACCTACTATCTGGCAGACCGCAGATATGACATGTTGCCTGCTGTTCTCAGTGCAGACCTTTGCTCCCTACTGGGAGGAGTTGACAG GTATGCAATGAGCGTGCTGTGGGAGCTCGATGCACAGACGCTCGCTGTCAACAAGGTGTGGTACGGGCGCACGCTGATCCGCTCCTCCTACCAGCTCCACTACGAGCTGGCCCAGGCTCTCCTCGACGGAGAGCCGGCCGAGGTGCCGGAGCTGGCCGAGCTCGGCTCTGAGGAGAAGGACGCTAAGTTAGCGGAACTCACCCAGGCCCTGGAGATGCTCACACATGTAGCCAGGCACCTCCGAGCACAGcgagacagaggaggagctcTGGAACTGGAGGGGGTGGAG GTGCGTGCCCAACTGGACGAGGAGAAGAACATCACAGCCCTGGTCCCCCGTCAGCCCCTCGAGGTGCACGAGACTGTGGCCGAGTGCATGATCTATGCCAACCACTGGGTGGCGCGCAAGATCCAGGAGACCTTTCCTCATCAGGCCCTGCTGCGGTGTCACCCCCCACCACGGCAGGAGTTCTTCAACCAACTGGTGGAAAGCGCCAGAGCCAGGGGGTTCAGCATCAGTACCAG GACCAACAAGGCTTTAGCTGACTCTCTGAACCAGGCTGTGGACCCACAGGACCCGCTGGTGAACAGGCTGCTGAGAATGATGGCCACCCATGCTATGTCACAGGCTCTGTACTTGTCCACTGGAGCTCAGTCTCAAGACCAGTACTACCATTATG GTCTGGCTTTAGACCGCTACACACACTTCACCTCACCCATCCGTCGCTACGCCGACATCGTGGTCCACCGCCTTCTTACCGCAGCCATTGAGATGGAAAGGGGGGTGGGCCCCTGCAAAGCATTAGCCAGTAACAAAGAACTGGAAGAAACGGCTCAACATATCAACAACAAGAACAGG GCAGCCCAGCGAGCCCAGAAGTTATCCACAGAGTTGTTTCAGTGTCTCTTCTTCAAAGAAAGAGATCCCGAGACAGATGAGCGCTGCGTGGCGGACGCTGTAATATACTCCATCCGAGAAAACGGCGTGTTGGTGTTTGTCCCAGA GTACGGCGTGAAGGGGCCGGTTTATATGAAGAGTCGGGAGGGCCAGGTGGTGGCTGCAGGGCAGGACGGCAGCTGTGAGTGGCAGAGCGGCTCGGTGCGACGATACACAGACCACATCTCCACCACCTCCGGCTGCGGCACTTCCACCTTCAGACTGTTTGACCACATTACT GTTCGTATTTCTGTCCACTCAACACAGTGCCACGCAGACAGTCTGAACCTTGAGATTATCAGCAACAAGCCTCATCGCAGCACAGAGTCTCAGCAGCCTGGGTCACAGGGCCGCTGCCAGCTGGTTCAGGAGGTGGTGCGTCTGGCCGAAGAGGCGCACCAGCAGGCCCAGGAGAAGGAGGCTCAGCGCCCCAAACTCTCCAAAGAGGAACGAGAGTTCCGCCAGAGCAAGACTCCCAATCTCTACTCGCTCCTGGAGGAGGTCAGAGAGCTGGCTCTCATGGACCTGGCAATGGTTCCTCAGGTCTGTGCAACAACAGCATAG